The Saccharopolyspora gregorii genomic interval GCACCTGCGGCCACCCGCCGCGATCGGCGTCCCGTACCGCCGCGGCGAGGACTGACCGCGCGTCCGCCGACCGGCCCCGGGCACCGCGCCCGGGGCCGGTCCGCACGGCGGCAGCATTCCCGCGGCGCACGTGCGAAGGTCGTCCGGAAGATCGGAACCAGCTCGGGAGCGGATGTGGACACCATCAACTGGGAGGCCCTGCGGGCCGCGGCGGTCGAGGTCGCGGCGAAGGCGTACTGCCCCTACTCGAAGCTCCAGGTCGGTGCGGCCGCGATCTGCGACGACGGGCGGCTCGTCGTCGGCTGCAACGTGGAGAACACGTCCTACGGGCTGACGCTGTGCGCCGAGTGCACGATGGCCGGGCAGCTGCGGCTCACCGGCGGCGGCCGGTTCGTCGCCGTCGCCTGCCGCAGCGGCGAGGGCGAACTGCTGATGCCGTGCGGGCGGTGCCGCCAGCTGCTGCAGGAACTCGGCGGCCCGGACTGCCTGGTGGACACGCCGCGCGGTGTGCTCCCCATGAGACAAGTCCTCCCGGACGCCTTCGAGCTGTGAAAGGCCTCCCGGGTCGTCTTGCTGGGCGGGGTGGGTGGCGGAACCTCAGCGGCTTCCTCGCTGCGGGATCGATGTCACCGGTGGCTCCGCCACAGGAGAAATCGCTGTCCTCGCGAGGAAACCGCTGAGAACCCGCTGCGGTGCCGGTTGCTCTGGTGGTCGCCGCTCAGCGGCTTCGCCGCTGACAGGAAGGGGCCGGGGGTTCTTCGGTGTCGCGGGGGAGTGATCTGATCGGGATGGCGCTCGGCAGCGGGTCGGGCTCGGTGGAGGGGAATGGCATGGCGCACTCGGTGATCGACGTGATCCGGGCGAAGCGGGACGGCGGGCGGCTCGCCGACGAGCAGATCGACTGGGTGGTGGACGCCTACACCCGGGGCGCGGTCGCCGACGAGCAGATGTCCGCGCTGGCCATGGCGATCCTGCTGCGCGGCATGGACCGCGCCGAGATCGCCCGCTGGACCGCGGCGATGATCGCGTCCGGGGAACGGCTGGACCTCGGCGGCCTGCCCCGGCCCACCGTGGACAAGCACTCCACCGGCGGCGTCGGCGACAAGATCACGCTGCCGCTCACCCCGCTCGTCGCGGCCTGCGGCGCGGCGGTGCCGCAGCTGTCCGGGCGCGGCCTCGGGCACACCGGCGGCACGCTCGACAAGCTGGAATCGATCCCGGGCTGGCGGGCCGGGCTCACCGCCGCCGAGATCCGCGCGCAGCTCGGCGAGATCGGTGCCGTGGTGTGCGCCGCGACCGAGGGCATCGCGCCCGCCGACCGCAAGCTGTACGCGCTGCGCGACGTCACCGGCACCGTCGAATCCATCCCGCTGATCGCCAGCTCCATCATGAGCAAGAAGATCGCCGAAGGCGCCGGATCGCTGGTGCTGGACGTGAAGTGCGGCTCCGGCGCGTTCATGAAGGACCAGCGGCAGGCCCGCGCCCTCGCCGACGAGCTGGTGTCCATCGGCACCGCGCACGGGGTGCGCACCAGCGCGCTGCTCACCGACATGTCGGTGCCGCTGGGCGTCGCCGTCGGCAACGCGCTGGAGGTCGCGGAGTCCGTCGAGGTGCTGCAGGGCGGCGGGCCCACCGACGTCGTCGAGCTCACGCTGGCCCTGGCGCGCGAGATGCTCGCGCACGCCGGTCTGTCCGATGTGGACCCGGCCGCGGTGCTGGCTTCGGGGAAGGCCTACGACGCGTGGCGCACCATGATCGGCGCGCAGGGCGGCGACCCGGACGCCCCGCTGCCGCACGCCGCCCACGTGGAGACCATCCTCGCACCGGAGGACGGCGTGCTGTCCACGTTGGACGCCTACGCGGTCGGCCTGGCGGCGTGGCGGCTCGGTGCCGGCCGGGCCCGCAAGGAGGACCCGGTGCGGCACGCCGCGGGCGTCCGCTGCCTCGCCAAGCCCGGCGACCGGGTCACCGCGGGCGCCCCGCTGCTGGAGCTGCACACCGACGAACCCGACCGGATCCCCGCCGCCCGCGAGGCGCTGACCGGCGCGATCACCGTCGCCGCCGCGCACGCCCCGGCCGATCTGATCATCGACACGATCCGGCCCTGACCCGCGACCGACTCGTCCGACCGGCCCGACCGGCCCGACCGGCCCGACCGGCCCGTCCGACCGGACCGGGCGGGCCGGTCACCCGGTCCGGAAACGCGTCCGTGCAACGCACCGGTCCTGAAACGGCGCAGGGCCGCGGCTCCCGGAGGAACCGCGGCCCTGTGCTGCTGCGGAGATCAGTCGTGCTGCGAGATCAAGCGCTCTCGGCGGCGTAACCCTCGTCGGAGGAGTCGTCGGAGCCCAGCGCCTTGGTGTCGCCGTCGCGCTTGGCGCTCTTCGAGCGACCGCGGCCGCGCTGCTGGCGGGGCAGCGTGGTGGGCGGCGGCGGGCTGGACGGCCCGCTGCCGCCGAGGATCAGCTCGGCGAACGTGGCCATGGCCTCGTCGAGCTGGCCGGCGTGCTTGCGCTCGGTCTCCTCGCTGGCCTCGCGCACCATCGAGTTCACCGCGTCGGAGTCCGGGCGGGACGCGAGGGTGCCGCTGATCTGCGACAGGTTCTGCGCCAGCGTGCCGCCGAGCTCGCCGAGCCCGGTCTTGACGCCCTCTTCGACCGTGTCCAGCCGGGTGCTGACGCCCTGCTCGACCGCCTCGATGCGGGTGTGCACGTTGTCCTCGACGTTGTCCAGCCGCCCGGAGACGCGGTCCAGCCGCTCGGTGAGCTGTTCGAGGCGCTCGGCGAGCTTGTCGAGCTTGTCCGTCGGGTCCACCGCGGGGCGCTGCGCGAGGGCGTCGATGCCGGTCTGCAGCTGGTCGCGGCCACCGGTGACGGCTTCGGTGACGGCGTTCTGCACGCCGCTGCCGGTCTCGGTGACGGCGCGCTGCAGCGTCTCGCGGGTGCCGTCGAGGTGCTCGTGCACGCCCTCGTCGATCTCGGCGAACCGGCCGCGCAGGCTGGTCTCCAGGCCGTCGATGCGCTCGCGGACCGGGCCGGTGACCGAACCGGGCAGCGCTTCCAGGCGGGAGTCCTGCTTGTCCAGGTGGCCGCCGAGCTCGTCCAGGCGCTTGTGGATGTGCGCGAGCTTGTCCTCCAACCCGTCCATCCGGCCGGCGACGCCGTCGAAGCGGCCGGACACGCCGTCGAGGCGGCCGTCGAGCTGCGCGAAGGGCTTGGCGAGCTTGTCGAACAGGCCCTCCACCGCTGCCTTGACGTCACCGATCACGCCGTCCTGGGCGTCGATCTTGGTGAGGGCTTCGTCGACGCGCTCGGTCAGCACGCCGAGCTCGGTGCGGTCGGGGAGTTCGGACAGCCGCTTGCGAACCGAGCCCAACGATTCCAGCGGAGACATCCGGGCGTGGATCTCGTCGAGTGCGTCGAAAATCTGCTGCTGCTCGCTCTCGCGGATTTCGGCCGCACGCGTGAGCATGTTCCGCATGCGGTCGAAGGACATGTTCTCGTTCACGGCTCGGACGTCCTTCGTCGAGGGGCAGGGTGAGGACTAATGGAGCGTAGCTAGTCGTTTCCCGCGTTCCCAGCCACCCCCGGATACATTGAGTGAGCTTCGGGTGAACCATCACTCCGAAAGGTTGCCGGGAACTAGGCCGTTCAGACCAGCGGTGCTGTATGTCAATAGGTCGCTGGAGTTGCGCTTGGTCTTTCCGGGTGACTTCCCTGGCGACGTGCATTCGGGTGGTCTTCGGCATCGCCGCCGCCCGCTCAGGACGACCGTGGCCGGGTTGTAACGTAGTGCCATGTCAACACCGGTGAGCTTGGACACGATCCGACTGGCCCCAAAGTCCTGCTGCACGACCACCTCGACGGCGGTCTGCGTCCGCGGACGGTGATCGAACTCGCCGACGCGGCCGGTTACGAGGGCCTGCCGCACCAGGACGCGGACGCGCTCGGCGCGTGGTTCCGGGAAGCGGCCGATTCCGGCTCGCTGGAGCGCTACCTGGAGACGTTCTCGCACACCGTCGCGGTCATGCAGACGGCCGATGCACTGCGCCGGGTCGCCGCCGAATGCGTCGAAGACCTTGCCGCCGATGGGGTGGTCTACGCGGAAGTCCGCTACGCCCCGGAGTTGTTCCAGGAAGGCGGGCTGACCCTGCCCGAGGTCGTGGAATCCGTGCAGGAGGGATTTCGCGAAGGCGAGCGCCGTGCGGAATCGCAAGGAAAACTTGTCCGGATCGGAACATTGCTCTGCGCGATGCGGCAGAACGCCCGCTCGGCGGAAATCGCGGAGCTCGCGGTCCGCTACCGCGACGCGGAAGTGGTGGGCTTCGACATCGCCGGCCCGGAGGCCGGGTTCCCGCCCACCCGGAACCTGGACGCCTTCGAGTACCTGCGCCAGCAGAACGCGCACTTCACCATCCACGCCGGTGAGGCGTTCGGGCTGCCGTCGATCTGGGAGGCCATCCAGCACTGCGGCGCCGAACGGCTCGGGCACGGCGTGCGGATCGTCGACGACATCAAGGTCGACGAGGACGGCGAGGTGCACCTGGGCAGGCTGGCGTCGTACGTGCGGGACCGGCGCATCCCGCTGGAGATGTGCCCGTCGTCGAACCTGCAGACCGGCGCCGCCGACTCGCTGGCCGAACACCCGATCGGGCTGCTGAGCCGGTTGCGGTTCCGCGTCACGGTCAACACCGACAACCGGCTGATGGGCGACTGCACGATGTCCAGCGAGTTCGCCGCGCTGCACGAGACCTTCGGCTACGGCTGGACCGACATGCAGTGGTTCACGGTGAACGCCATGAAGTCGTCGTTCCTCGGCTTCGACGACCGGCTCGCGATCATCAACGACGTGATCAAACCGGGGTACGCCACGCTGCTGGGCTGACCGCCCTCGGCTTCCCGCTCCTGCTGCGGAGCGGAGAACGGCCCCCACCGTGCGGTGGGGGCCGTTGCGCTGTGCTCGGTCAGTGCTTGCGCAGGCGCTCGTCCTCGAACCGGACCACGAGTTCGCGCCAGGCCGCGACCTCGTCGTCGAACGGCGGGCTCGGCGGCATCCGGTTCGGGTTCGGGCGCAGCACGAACGAGACCAGCCAGCCGAGCAGCTCGGAGGGCTGCAACGCCTCGTCCACGGTCTTGTCCCCGGCCCACGTCGCCGCGTCCAGCAGCAGCTCCTCGGCGAGGTCCAGCTGGTTCGGGTCCACTTCGGACGGACCGGCGGCGAGGTCCTCGTCCAGCCCGGTGAGCACGTAGTCGTTGTCCGCCTCGACCTCGACCTCCAGCTCGCCGCCGGTGGCCTTCTGCGTCACCTGCGGCCAGGTCGCGACCCGAGCCAGGTCGTTGTCCTCCAGCGCGGAGTCCTCGGCCAGGAAGCGGGCCAGGGCGCGCGGCGAGCCGAACACGTCGATGCGCCCGTCCGAGCCGAGGAACACCGGGTCGTCGTCCAGGTAGCAGCGCAGCGAGTAGAACTCGCCCTGCGCGGTGGTGATGCGGATCGGGTCGATGCCGATCTCGCCCCAGAACCCGGGTTCGGCGTCCTCGTCCACCGGGTCCACATCGGAGTCGTCGTCGGCCTCGGCGCGTTCGGCCTCGTCGTGCTCCAGCGCCTCGGCGAGCTCGGTCTCGGCGGTGGCGACCGCGTCCGCGGGCACCTCCGGGGTGGCCACCACGGCGTCGAGGGCGTCGAGCAGGTCGTCCCAGCGCTCGGCGACCACGGCGCACAGCTCGGACCAGCGCTTCTGGCCGTCCTTGCCGGTGAACACCAGGGTGCCCTGGTCGAGCAGGCTGAAGCCGTCGGCGGCGTCGAGGACCTCGTGCACGGTGTCCAGCTCGCACACGTCGGCCAGCGAGCGGGCGATCTCCACGATGTCGTGCAGCTCGTTGATCGTCCACACGTCGGGGGTGTCGGCGACCAGCTCCGGCACGCCCACCAGGTCGAACTGGTGATCCTCGTCCGGGTTCAGCTCGACCGCGGACAGCGCCGGGACCACGTGCCAGGCCGGATGGTCGTCGAGGTCGTGCTCCCGCGCGGTGCGGACGAACGCGGCCAGCCGTGCGGCGTCCGGGAAGGCGTAGAGGTCTTCCTCGTGGCCGAGGAACGCCTCCCACTCCTCGCCGTCCTCCCGCCAGCGCGGTGCCCACAGGGTCACCACATCGCCTTGCGGCAGCCCCAGTTCGATGGGGACGATGTCCTGCGCCATCTTCCTACCTCCGGTCGCCGAACAGACGTCCGCGAAGCCTACGGGTTCCCCGCCGCACGCCTGCCGTCCGGTCGGGCTGCCCACCGTATCGACCATGTCGAGCGCGCTCGCGACCGAACCTGCCGGGCGGGTCGTCCGAGGTGAGCCGGGTGCGTGATCACGGTTGGCGGTACCGGCCTCCCGCGGCCCCGTCGATCATGGTGCGAATGGATGTCACGGAGCTGTGGACGAGAATCGTGCTTTGGTTGGGTGAGCACGCACCGGTGACCGCAGCGGCCCTGCTCCCGCCCTCCCCGCCGCCGGATTTCGCCGAACTGGAGGCGGAATTCGAGATCCGGTTGCCGGAGGAGCTGCGCGAGTGGTGGTCGACCTGCGGTGGGACCGATGGTGACGTCCTCGCCGACGTGCTGCCGCCGTTTTACACGCCCTACAGCGCGCAGCGCGCGTGGGAGGTGTGGAGCGGGCACCGCAAGACCTGGGCGGCGCAGTGGGAACGGCCCGCGTGCGACTACTACGCGGGTTCGCCGGGATCGAGCTACCACCCGGCGTGGATCCCGATCGCCGGGGACGGGTTCGCCGACGAGCTGGTGGTGGACCTGCGGCCCGGGCCGATGCGCGGGTGCGTGCTGGAGTGGGAGCAGGAGGCGGGTCAGGTGCAGCGGCCGGAGTGGCGCGGCATCTCGGCGATGCTCTCGGACGTGCACCGCTCGTTGACCGAGGGGGCGCCCGCCGGGCACAGCCATCCGACGGTCACCGAGGACGGAAGGCTGGACTGGCAGATCCGCTGACGCCACCGGTGGTCCGCGCTCCGGCCGGGGGTGCGGGGTCGCCGCCGGTGCGGACGGCTCGTCGAACCACCGCCCACCCGGATCGCCCCGGGTGGGCGGTTCTTCTTCTCTCCCGGACGTGCCCGCTGCCGACCTACTAGTTTGCGACGCCTACTAGTTGGTGTTACGTTGTCGCTGTGCCTGACAAGAAGCCCGACGCGCGGCAGACCCAATGGCTGCGCGGCGTCCTCGACCTGGCGGTCCTGGCGCTGCTCGCCGAGAACGGGGAGGGCTACGGGTACCTGCTGCTGCAACGACTCGCCGAGGCCGGACTGCCGGACATGAAAGCGGGAACGCTGTACCCGCTGCTCAACCGGCTGGCCGCCGACGGACTGCTGAGCACCGAGTGGCGGGCGGGGGAGAGCGGCCCCGGCCGCAAGTTCTTCGCCCTCACCGAACAGGGGCGCGCGGTGCTCGCCGAACAGGGACCGAAGTGGACGGAGTTCGCGAAGAACGCGAGCTCGGTGATCGAACGGGGGACGGGATGATGACGGTGGATGCCCAGAAGTACCGGGACGAGCTGCTGATCGCGCTGCGGATGCACGAGATCTCCGGTGCTCGCGTCGGAGACGTGCTCGCCGAAGTCGAGACGCACCTCGCCGAATCCGGTGAAGATCCGGTCGAGGCCTTCGGCACCCCGCGCGAGTACGCCGCCCGCGTCGCCGCGCAGCTCGACGGCGACCCCGCGAAGCAGTCCCGGCCCGCCGTGCTCGGCGGCGCGCTCGGCACCGCCGCGCTGACCCTGTTCGGGCTGGAGTTCTTCGTCGACGGATTCCGCGGGCCCGCGCCGGTCGTCCTCGCCGACCTGGTCGGAGCGGTGTGGATGCTGCTGCTGATCGTGGTGGCCGTCGGGGCGGCGTTCCGCGCGGGGACCGCGCTGCGCGGCAGGCGCTGGTACCTGGCGGGTGCGGTGGTCGCCGGCCTGCTCGCCATCGCCGGTACGAACGTGGTCGACCGGTTGCTCGGCGACGGGCCCGTGCTGTTCGAGCTGCCGGGCTGGGCGGCGATCGCGCTCGGCGCGGTGCTGCTCGCGGGTGCGGTCCGGGTGCTGGTCGTCGCGATCCGGCGCGGCCGGGTCGTTCCCCCGGCCTGAGCGGAGCACCGGCCGGGTGCGCGGGGCTGGACGCCCGCGCGCCCGGGCGCGGTCCGCGAGATCGTTCCGGCCCCCGATCGTCCGGGACGCGGGGCCGGCGGGCACCGCACTTCGCGGCGGACGGTCAGGTGCCCACCGGGTGCCAGGTGGTCTTGACCTCGGTGAAGGCGCGCAGCCGCTCCAGGCCGGGCGCGGCCGTCCAGTCCGGTGCACCCCGGCCGGCGCGCAGCACCCGCTTCACGGTGCCCGCCGCCGCCCGCTCCAGCTCCGGGCGCAGTTCCGCGTCCGCGCCGCTGAGGTCGAGCGCGTCCACCTCGCCGTGCGCGGCCAGCCACGGACCGAGCTCCGCGGCCCGCCCGGTCAGCAGGTTCGCCGCCCCGCCCGGCACGTCGGATGTCGCCAGCACCTCGGCCAGCGTCACCGCGGGCAGCGGGCGCTCGGCGCTGGTCACCACGACCGCGGTGCAGCCGGTCGCCAGCACCGGCGCGAGCACGCTGACCAGACCCAGCAGCGAGGAATCCTGCGGGGCGAGGACGCCGACGACCCCGCTCGGTTCCGGCACGCTGAACGAGAAGTACGGCCCGGCGACGGGATTCGCCGCACCGAGCACACCCGCGATCTTGTCCGTCCAGCCCGCGAACCACACCACCCGGTCGATCGCCGCGTCCACCACCGCCGCGGCCTCGTCCGCGCCGAGGCCCTCCGCGGCGGCGACGTCCGTGCCGAACTGGGCGCGGCGGCCCTCCATCACCTCGGCGATGCGGAACAGCACCTGCCCGCGGTTGTAGGCGGTGGCCCCGGACCAGCCGGGGAACGCCCCGCGCGCGGCCGCGACCGCGTCCCGCAGGTCCTTGCGGGAGGCGTGCGCCACGTTCGCCAGCGGCGCGCCCGCCGCGTCGCGCACCGGGTACACCCGGCCGGACTCGGAGCGGGGGAACTTCCCGCCGACGTAGAGCTTGCAGGTCTTGGCCACCGCGACCCGGCCGGTCTCGTGCTGCTCAGACGTCAAGGTATGCCTCCAGACCGGCGCGGCCGCCCTCGCGGCCGAACCCGGATTCCCGGTAGCCGCCGAACGGCGCGGTCGGGTCGAACCGGTTGAACGTGTTGGCCCACACCACGCCGGCGCGCAGCCGCTGCGCCGCCCACAGCGCGCGGGACCCCTTCTCCGTCCACACGCCCGCGGACAGGCCGTACGGGGTGTTGTTCGCCTTGGCGATCGCCTCGTCCGGGGTGCGGAAGGTCAGCACCGACAGCACCGGGCCGAAGATCTCCTCCCGTGCCACGCGCATCGACTGCTGCACGTCGCCGAACACGGTGGGGGAGAAGAAGAAACCGCGCTCCGGCAGCGGGCAGGAGCTGCTCCACCGGGTCGCGCCCTCGGCCTCCCCGGCCGCGACGAGGTCGGTGATGCGGGCCAGCTGCTCGGCCGAGTTGATCGCGCCGACGTCGGTGTTCTTGTCCAGCGGGTCCCCGACCCGCAGCAGCTCCACCCGCGAGCGCAGCTTGCCGAGCAGCTCCTCGGCGATCGATTCCTGCACCAGCAGCCGGGATCCGGCGCAGCACACCTGGCCCTGGTTGAAGAAGATGCCGCCGACGACGCCCTCCACGGCCTGGTCCAGCGGCGCGTCGTCGAACACGATGTTCGCGGCCTTGCCGCCGAGCTCCAGGGTGAGCTTCTTCCCGGTCCCGGCGAGGGTCCGCTGGATCTCCTTGCCGACCGCGGTGGAGCCGGTGAACGCGACCTTGTCCACGTCCGGGTGCGCGACCAGCTGGGCGCCCACGTCACCCGACCCGGGCAGGACGTTCACCACGCCGGGTGGCAACCCGGCCTCCTGGCACAGCTCGCCGAACACCAGCGCGGACAGCGGCGTGGTCTCGGCCGGTTTCAGCACCACGGTGTTGCCGCAGGCCAGCGCGGGGGCGATCTTCCACGCCAGCATCAGCAGCGGGAAGTTCCACGGGATCACCCCGGCGGCGACGCCCAGCGGCCGCGGCTCGGGGCCGTACCCGGCGTAGCCGAGCTTGTCCGCCCAGCCCGCGTGGTGGAAGAAGTGCGCCGCGGCGGTGGGGATGTCGGAGTCGCGGGCCTCCTTGATCGGCTTGCCGTTGTCCAGCGTCTCCAGCACGGCGAGTTCCCGGCCGCGCTCCTGGATGAGCCGGGCGATGCGGAACAGGTACTTCGCGCGCTCGGCGCCCGGCATCGGGCCCCAGGTCCGCTCGAACGCGCGCCGCGCCGCCCGCACTGCTGTGTCCACATCGGACTGAGCGGCGGTGGCGACCTCGGCGAGCGGTTCGCCGGTGGCCGGGTTGAGCGTGGTCAGCGGGGTGCCGGCGCCGTCGGTGAACTCGCCGTCCACGAACATCCGGTACCGGTCGCGCAGGTTCGCCACGGCCGCCGATTCCGGCGCGGGCGCGTACTCCCAGCCGCTCATGCGTCCACCGCCACGTGGTGCGCGGCCGCGTAGTGGCCGGTGCGTTGCGTTCGTCGTTGCATCAGCAGATCTCCCAGCAGGCTCGACGCGCCGAAGCGGAACAGCGCCGGGGTCAGCCACTCCGGCCCGGCGACCTCGCGCACCGCCACCAGGTAGCGCATCGCGTCCTTCGTGGTGCGGATGCCGCCCGCCGGCTTCACCCCGCGCGGCTCGCCGGTGCGGTCCCGCCAGTCCCGCACGGCCTGCAGCATCAGCGTCGTCACCGGCAGCGTCGCGGCGGGCGAGACCTTGCCGGTGGAGGTCTTGATGAAGTCGCCGCCCGCCAGCAGCGCCAGCCAGGAGGCGCGGCGCACGTTGTCGTAGGTGGCGAGCTCGCCGGTCTCCAGGATCACCTTCAGGTGCGCGTCGCCGCAGGCCGCCTTCACCTGCTGGACCTCCTCGAAGACCTGGCCGTAGCGCCCGGACAGGAACGCGCCCCGGTCGATCACTATGTCCACTTCGGACGCTCCGGCGGACACCGCGAGCGCCACCTCGTCCAGCTTGACCCGCCGCGCCGAGCGGCCGGACGGGAACGCCGTCGCCACCGAGGCCACGCCCACGCCGGAACCCGCGAGCGCCGCCACCGCGGTCGCCGCCAGGTCCGGGTACACGCAGACGGCCGCCACCGGCGGAACGTCCGGGTGCTCGGCGTCCGGCCGGCGCGCCTTCGCCGCCAGCGCCCGCACCTTGCCCTCGGTGTCGGCGCCCTCCAGCGTCGTCAGGTCCACCATGCCGATCGCGGTGTCGATCGCCCACGCCTTGGCGTCCTTCTTGATGCTGCGGGTGGCGAGTCCCGCGGCGCGCTGCTCCAGCCCCACCTGGTCCACGCCGGGCAGGCCGTGCAGGAACCGCCGCAGCGACCGCTCGTCCCGGGTGACCTCGGCGAGGTCCGGCGGCAGCGCGCCGGTGCGCGGACCGTCCAGTGGTTCGACCATGCCGCGCAGTCTAGGTCAGCGGGGCGCCGGCCTCGATCCCTCCGAGAGCCGAACCGGCCGTTCAGGAGTCCTTCGGCTCCCACTCCAGCGTGACGGTGAAGTTGGCCTCGCCGGAGCTCTTCGCGACCGCGAGGTTCGCCTCACCGGTGAGCTTGACGCCGAACTGCACCTTGATCTTCGACGGCGTGGTGTCCATCCGGCGGAACTCGTCGAGCACCGCCTCCGCGGCCGGGCGGACCTTGCCCAGCGACTCCTGCAGCGTCTCGGTGGCGCGCCGCACCACGTCGCCGCGGCCGACGCGCTGCGCGCCCGAGGCGTCCTCGGCGGCCTCGATGAGCACCTCGCCGCCGCCCGCCAGCGGCATGCTGACCACTCGACCCGTGTTCCGCTCCCGTGCCGGTGAACCGATCCGAGATCAAGTTAGCGCTCCGGCGGGCCGCGGCGGGGCGGAATCGGGGCGGATCACCGTTCGTCGAGCACCGAGCAGGGGCGGTCCGGGTGGGAGTCGGCGGGCAGCAGGGCCCGTTCCTCCGCGGTGAACTCGTGGTCGTCGATGCGGCACAGCTCGCCGACGAGCTCCCACGGGTCCAGCGGGACGCGCACCGGGTCCTGGTCCTTCCAGCGCACCACCAGCGACCGGCCGTCGGAGGAGGTGGTGGCGTCGGTGAACGCCGGTTGGGCGATCGCGCGGCGCTGCGGGGTGAACCACACCTCCGGTGCCGAGCCTTCTTCGACCAGCAGCGGGGGGACGAAGGCCGCGATGCGGCCGAGGGTGTCCACCTCGGACACCAGCCGACCGGTGTCCAGGTCCGCGATCCGCGCCCGCGTCGAAGTGGAGATCACCAGCTGCGCGCCGTCCGGCGACGTCGTCAGGCCGGTGGCCTCGTCGCCCGGGAGCGGGATGGTGCGGACGGTGCGGGGCGCTCCGCCCGGGCCGTCCAGCCGCCAGAGGTGGACCGAGTCGCCCCAGGCGAGCACGAGCTCACCGGGATGCCCGGGCCGGGCGAGGAGCGCGCCCGCGCCCTCCGGCGGCACCGGTGTCGCCGGCAGCGGGTCGACGGCGATCCGCTGCCCGGTGCGCGGGTCCAGCCGCAGCAGCGCACCGGCGTTGAGCACGGCGACCTCGCCGGGCCCGAGCTCGGCGATCGGCGGCGGATCCTCCTGCGGCGGCAGCGGAATCTCCTGCTCCACGTGCAGATCGTCGGCGTCGTACACGACCAGCCGGTCCGGCCGCGTCTCGTACAGCAGCGAGCCGTCCCCGCTGAACAGCACCTCGGTGTTCCCGCCCGCGGCCGGACCGCGCGCGAGCACGTCGCTGCGGCTGCGGCCGAGCAGCAGCAGCGCCCCGTCCTCGTCGTGGGCGGCGGACTTCGTCCCGTCCGCGGAGGTGGCCAGCGGCTGCGACACCTGGCCCGGGTCGGGCAGGCCCAGCGGCGGCGGCAGGGTCGCGGTGAACAGCGCGTCCTGCTCCAGGAAGACGCCGGTGACCGTCCCGCCGCCGCCGGGGAACGCCGTGATCAGCCGGCCCTGCGAGACGGGGCCGTTCACCAGCCCGAGCGCGTACCGCAGCCCCGTCCCCAGGTCCAGCAGGGTCGAGCCCCGCTCCACCAGGTAGCGGCCCGCTCGATCGAGGGACAGCGGGCAGTCCGCCCCGGGCACCTGCCGAACGGTGGCGCCGGTCGCCACGTCCAGCACCACCGGTGCTCCGCCCTGATCGCAGCGCAGCACCCGGGTGCCGTCGCCGATCACCCCGTTGGCCCTCGCGTCCGCGCTGACGACCTGCGGCGCACCTCGGGTGGAGGTGGTGAGCACGTCACCGCCCGGCACCAGCACGACGACCGATGCCGGATCACCGGTCGGGAACAGGTCCGCGACCGCGTTCAGCGGTATCCGCGGCGGCGGCAGTTCCGCGCGCCGCGCCACGTCCCACAGCACCGGGACCACCTCGGCGCCCGGGGTCGCCGTCCGCGACGGCAGGTAGAGCAGGTGGCGCCCGTCCGCGCTGAACCGCAGGACCGGCCCGGCGCCGGACAGGTCCGGGGCCACCGATGGCCTCGGACCCGGCAGCACGCCCAGCTCCCGGCCCGTCGCCGCGTCCCACAGCGACACCGCGTTCCACCG includes:
- a CDS encoding HAAS signaling domain-containing protein, with the translated sequence MDAQKYRDELLIALRMHEISGARVGDVLAEVETHLAESGEDPVEAFGTPREYAARVAAQLDGDPAKQSRPAVLGGALGTAALTLFGLEFFVDGFRGPAPVVLADLVGAVWMLLLIVVAVGAAFRAGTALRGRRWYLAGAVVAGLLAIAGTNVVDRLLGDGPVLFELPGWAAIALGAVLLAGAVRVLVVAIRRGRVVPPA
- a CDS encoding aldehyde dehydrogenase family protein, coding for MTSEQHETGRVAVAKTCKLYVGGKFPRSESGRVYPVRDAAGAPLANVAHASRKDLRDAVAAARGAFPGWSGATAYNRGQVLFRIAEVMEGRRAQFGTDVAAAEGLGADEAAAVVDAAIDRVVWFAGWTDKIAGVLGAANPVAGPYFSFSVPEPSGVVGVLAPQDSSLLGLVSVLAPVLATGCTAVVVTSAERPLPAVTLAEVLATSDVPGGAANLLTGRAAELGPWLAAHGEVDALDLSGADAELRPELERAAAGTVKRVLRAGRGAPDWTAAPGLERLRAFTEVKTTWHPVGT
- a CDS encoding aldehyde dehydrogenase family protein → MSGWEYAPAPESAAVANLRDRYRMFVDGEFTDGAGTPLTTLNPATGEPLAEVATAAQSDVDTAVRAARRAFERTWGPMPGAERAKYLFRIARLIQERGRELAVLETLDNGKPIKEARDSDIPTAAAHFFHHAGWADKLGYAGYGPEPRPLGVAAGVIPWNFPLLMLAWKIAPALACGNTVVLKPAETTPLSALVFGELCQEAGLPPGVVNVLPGSGDVGAQLVAHPDVDKVAFTGSTAVGKEIQRTLAGTGKKLTLELGGKAANIVFDDAPLDQAVEGVVGGIFFNQGQVCCAGSRLLVQESIAEELLGKLRSRVELLRVGDPLDKNTDVGAINSAEQLARITDLVAAGEAEGATRWSSSCPLPERGFFFSPTVFGDVQQSMRVAREEIFGPVLSVLTFRTPDEAIAKANNTPYGLSAGVWTEKGSRALWAAQRLRAGVVWANTFNRFDPTAPFGGYRESGFGREGGRAGLEAYLDV
- the deoC gene encoding deoxyribose-phosphate aldolase, whose protein sequence is MVEPLDGPRTGALPPDLAEVTRDERSLRRFLHGLPGVDQVGLEQRAAGLATRSIKKDAKAWAIDTAIGMVDLTTLEGADTEGKVRALAAKARRPDAEHPDVPPVAAVCVYPDLAATAVAALAGSGVGVASVATAFPSGRSARRVKLDEVALAVSAGASEVDIVIDRGAFLSGRYGQVFEEVQQVKAACGDAHLKVILETGELATYDNVRRASWLALLAGGDFIKTSTGKVSPAATLPVTTLMLQAVRDWRDRTGEPRGVKPAGGIRTTKDAMRYLVAVREVAGPEWLTPALFRFGASSLLGDLLMQRRTQRTGHYAAAHHVAVDA
- a CDS encoding CU044_2847 family protein, coding for MPLAGGGEVLIEAAEDASGAQRVGRGDVVRRATETLQESLGKVRPAAEAVLDEFRRMDTTPSKIKVQFGVKLTGEANLAVAKSSGEANFTVTLEWEPKDS